The genome window AGCTCATAGGCGAGCGCGACCATAGCCGGTTCCGTCGCGATTTCCTCCGGCATGTCATGGCGTTGGATCTCGACATAGAGCCGGTCCGCGAAACCTGCCTTCAGCGTTTCGAGCCGCACACGCGCCTTGTCGCCTTCGCCGGCGAGGAAAGCCTGACCGAGAGGGCCTGCCACGCCGCCGGTCATCAGGATCACCCCCTGGGCATGCTCTACCAGACGCGCCGCCGTGATATGCGACTGAATGGACGGATCCGTGTCCAGATAGGCGCGACTGACGATGTCCATCAGGTTGGCGTAGCCTGCCTCGTCCGCCGCAATGAGCACGACATCGCTTAAATGAACGGTCTCCCGCCCTTTCTTGACACCGCCATCCTGAAAGTCGACGGGGATCTGAACGCCGACGATCGGCTGAACTCCGGCTCCCCAAGCTTTTTCCGAAAACTCCAGTGCCCCAAACAGATTGGCCGTGTCCGTGATCGCGATTGCCGGTTGATCGTCCGCCCGGGCAAGATCGATAAGCCTGCCGACAGGCAAGGCCCCCTCAAGCAGGGAAAAAGCCGAGTGAACTCTCAAATGAACGAAACCGACGGCGGACATGGACCCTCTTCACCCCCTCGCTCACCAACCAACGCAACATGCGCCGGCCCCGGAGTTGGAAGACTGAGGAAGTGTCGGCCCTGAGCACCGCCTTGTCGAGACCGGCGGCACCGCCCTCCCCAGAAAGCGCTGACCGCTCCACAACACAGACGCTCAACCGCGCACACGCCACCCGGTCTGCGACCCAAGGCCGACCTCAAACCCGCGCAAGCTCCACCAGAACATCGCTCCAGATCAGCATCGCCGCGCCCAGCAGCACCAGCGATCCGAGCCCCGCCAGGTCCTGAAGTGTTTCCCGAAAATCGTCGAGCATGGTGCCCTCCCGCGTCTCAAACCCTCGATAATCCCTATTATGTTCCTGTTTTGTTCTTTTTACAAGGCCCGATAGATCGTCCCGGCTTTTATGGTTTCCATCTCGTAAACAGGACCGGAAGGCGGGCCGACCGGCTGCGCCCTGGCTGGTGAGTTCATGGCCCCGGGGAACGAAGGTGTTGTCTGGCTTCCGCCTGCCGCCAACGCAATGCGGAGAACCGATCCAGATGCCGGTATCCGACGGCTAGACTTCCACGATCTGTCGGTCGCGAAGGGTGATCCGGCGATCCATCCGCGATGCGAGTTCCATATTGTGCGTTGCGATCAAGGCCGCCAGGCCGGACGCGCGCACAAGCGCAACGAGGGCATCGAACACATAAGCCGCTGTAACCGGATCGAGGTTCCCGGTCGGCTCATCTGCAAGCAGAACACGCGGCGCATTGGCAACGGCACGCGCGATTGCCACCCGCTGCTGCTCGCCGCCGGAGAGTTCGGACGGCCGGTGATCGGCCCGGGGGCCCAACCTCATGTAGTCCAGCAACTGGCTTGCGCGCTCGCGGGCCTCGCGCTTGTCGAGTCCGCGGATCAACTGCGGCATCATCAGGTTTTCAAGCGCCGTAAACTCCGGAAGCAAGTGATGGAACTGGTAGACGAACCCAAGACTGAGCCGGCGCATGCGCGTGCGCTCGGCATCGGCCAACCCTTCGCAGGCAACACCGCCGATCAGCACTTCGCCGCTGTCGGGGCGCTCAAGCAGGCCGGCGATATGCAGCAGCGTGGACTTGCCGGCTCCCGACGGGGCGACCAGCGCGACGACCTCGCCGGAATTCAGCGCGAGATTGGCATCGCGCAGGATTTCCAGTTGACCCTCGCCCTCGCGAAAACTCCGGCAAACCCCGGATAAAACCAGCGGCAGCGCGTTCACGCGCTCTTCTTGCAAATGCTCGGTGTCCATCGTCATTCGTACCGTAGCGCCTCAACCGGATCCAGCCGCGCGGCGCGCCAGGCGGGATAAAGTGTCGCCAGCAGCGACAGCACCATGGCCATCACGACGACGAAGAGCGTTTCACCGGTATCCATCTCCGCCGGCAGTTGACTCAGGAAATAGAGTTCAGGCGAAAACAGCTCGGTGCGCGTCATCCAGGAGATCGCCAGACGAATACTCTCGATGTTGAGACAGACCACGAAACCGAGCAGGAAGCCCGCAATCGTGCCGACGATCCCGATACTGGCTCCGGTGATCACGAATATTCGCAGTATTGCGCCGCGGGTGGCCCCCATGGTCCGAAGGATCGCAATGTCGCGCCCCTTGTCCTTCACCAGCATCGTCATGCCCGAAATGATATTCAGCGCCGCAACGATCACGATCAGCATCAAGATCAGGAACATCACGTTGCGCTCGACCTCAAGCGCGGAAAAGAAAGTCATGTTGCGGGTGCGCCAGTCGCTGACAAAAGTTGGACGCCCTGCCCCTTCCTCGACCTTGGGCCGCAATTCGCCGACAAGATCCGGATCTTCCGTGAAGACTTCGATCCCGGTCGCGATGCCCTCCTGATTGAAATAGAGCTGTGCCTCCGGCAAAGGCATGAAGGCGATCGTGCCGTCATATTCCGACATGCCGATCTCGAAGATCGCGATAATCGGATAGCCCTTGACGCGCGGCGTCACGCCAAGTGCCGTAACATTGCC of Stappia sp. ES.058 contains these proteins:
- a CDS encoding ABC transporter ATP-binding protein; translated protein: MNALPLVLSGVCRSFREGEGQLEILRDANLALNSGEVVALVAPSGAGKSTLLHIAGLLERPDSGEVLIGGVACEGLADAERTRMRRLSLGFVYQFHHLLPEFTALENLMMPQLIRGLDKREARERASQLLDYMRLGPRADHRPSELSGGEQQRVAIARAVANAPRVLLADEPTGNLDPVTAAYVFDALVALVRASGLAALIATHNMELASRMDRRITLRDRQIVEV
- a CDS encoding lipoprotein-releasing ABC transporter permease subunit, whose translation is MTDGAVATKDVGETRMFAGFEWMLAGRYLRSRRRETFISVIAGFSFLGIMLGVATLIIVMAVMNGFRGELLSKILGINGHLLIQPIGSELDDYDAVAARIENLEGVVFTLPFVEGQALVSGPSGAFGALVRGVRGVDLRKLPLVADTVTAGTLDGFDEGGGLAIGTRMARQLGVAVGDRITVVSPRGNVTALGVTPRVKGYPIIAIFEIGMSEYDGTIAFMPLPEAQLYFNQEGIATGIEVFTEDPDLVGELRPKVEEGAGRPTFVSDWRTRNMTFFSALEVERNVMFLILMLIVIVAALNIISGMTMLVKDKGRDIAILRTMGATRGAILRIFVITGASIGIVGTIAGFLLGFVVCLNIESIRLAISWMTRTELFSPELYFLSQLPAEMDTGETLFVVVMAMVLSLLATLYPAWRAARLDPVEALRYE